The nucleotide window TACGTGCACCAGGTTGTTGGACTTGTCTGTCAATAGATACCCTCGATCAGTAACATAATATAGCATCGGGCATACTATCAGAGGGTCTCAGAATCATCGGTCGGAGGCATCTGGCGGACACGATCACGCAACCAAACCAGCTTCAGCGTGAACGACTCCTTCCTCTGCACAGCCTGCTGTGCCACTACCGGAGGCCTGGCACTAAGCAGCTGCTCCACCATGGCCCATGTCTCCGTGCCGTACCACCTACCAAAGTCACGAAGGCACCCCCCAACGGGGTTCCCGTGTGCGCGTAGGCTTAGGTGGTACGCCACGTCCTGCAGCGTGATAGTGATCTCACCCCACGGGAGATGAAACGTGTGTGTCTCTGAACGCCATCGCTCTACGAGTGCTAAAATCAGAAAATTGTCAAATGTGAAGTCCCTGAGGGGCACTGTGTCGCCGAATCCGGCCTCAGTCAGATACGGAACGATAGCGTCCGGTGGAGAAAGGGTATGGCTGACTCGTCGGAACAGTAGAAGGAGAGGCCTCTGcggaatgaaaaaaaaattaacctataaagagataataataaatttttgtactctacataagaacaaagtactactactactacttaaGAACATTCTACCACGTCTCTACTCTACAAATGTCTTTAAATTACTTATGTCGGTAAGCAAATCTTAATTGAGTCATTCCAATTTTACACAAGCAAATATTGTTCTAAATTCATCATACAGTCCAATTCCTAGTTAGCATTTTACTCAGTACTTGTCATTACGAGACTACCCTAACAATGTCCATATACTTAGATTAACCGAACAGAATGCAACTAACCCCGAAGTCAGTCACCCTGGCATAATGCGACGTCTCGTTTAGTCTATTAATGTCTCCGTCGTTTCCCGCCTGGCGTGCCATCACTGTATCGGTCTCAAATATGGTTGGAAAGGGTAAAAAGAGGGGAGAAAGAGTTTGACTAAGTCAAAATGGGGTCCAAAAACAGGTTGTAAACGACTTATACTTATAGGCACCGTTCGGTCGTGTAAACGAAATAAGGGTCTATTTCATTTACCGTGTAAACGAGATAACCATGTTTCAGCTGACGTGtcatatctcgtttatactgtaaacgagatacacacaattttttttcgtttacagtgtaaacaagaCATGACTGGTAAATATAAAtcggtaaatattttttaaattatttatttcggtaattattacatttattttatttatttaaataaaaaatccttttATGTTATCATagcatatatttatttatttttatctaaggTTTAAAGCTTCTAATGACGAAACATGATATAGTTCTTTCATTAGATTATGATAAGTTCTAAGTTTGAACAAAGTGATGAACATAAAACAATGTCACACATCATAACATATATACAATTTAAATCATAGTAATAGAACTGgaattataactttttttttaataaagatattacatactatatatataaagtataaTTGAGCAATGaatcagcaataatattatgaaatttataattgaatttGGAGAGGACATGAGTTGGGTGGATAAGGGCACTTAAAACATTGTAGGGACGGCAAATCAAAAAACAAAAGGCGACGGCAATGTAACGACTATAACTAAACccaaagcaaataataaaacaaCGTGTGACCAAGTAAGAAAAGCCACGTGTCCACTATGAAATGTCCCAGAACATTGCCAAAAAATCTTTcttatgcatttttttaaaagtttggtTTATTTGGTCAAATAAGCATAAACATCATCAACATGACAACTCACTTGATCCACATTTCATGTATTACTATGATTTcgttaatgaatttttttatgaataaacaTGATATAGTATGTAGTGTTCCCTTTTTGACCATGCACTACTAAACACAATATTTTTGTGAAGATATAAATTAGTGATGGTGCAGAACTGTGATTTGgatccatcatcatcatcaatatgATTTGATGGTTAATGAAGAATTTCATCTATTCTAGTAGTTGTTGTGCTATTAGATTAGTTGCCAAGTGCCAACATAGATGCCCGCAAATCAAATCTAACCTTGCCCAAAAATTAGAGTAAACGATAAATAGATTCCGATCTTTTTGATCTGAAAGGTAAATAAATCATCGattaagtaaaattataaaaatgttttttatttttcagaacgtaagatagttaattttttttaataaattaatttatttttgtatattttgaataaaaaatttaaatattttatatttaaaaatattttatatttaaaaaatatattttttatgtttttaattaattaaaaaattatatgttttcgaatttaaaagttaagaacttatttaattttttttcaaaaattattatcagGTAATATAATGTAGGGTGCAAAGTGGTTTATTAACATAAAGCTGGGCCTAGGCCTTTAGTTAACAATGTGTGTTAATATTTTAAGGATGTTCTTAAGTCCAAGTTGTTTTGGAGTGGGATGGCCCATTACTACTGATTTGTGGTTAGGCATAAATATCGTATAATTTGGGCAACAGCCTTATATGATCACTGCCAAACCAAACATATGTGATGTTTGTTCACATTAAAACTTAGATAAATGCTCACATGCAATTTTCTTTACCTGAAATTAATAGTCGAAAACTGTTAGgtgataatttagttaaatttgtgAAATTATCTAATCAATTGATTGAAAACAACTGTAAATAAATTATCACCTAAGCTTgcaatttagtattatttttaaaagagaacATGCCTAATATGTACCAATGAATGCCTCCTAAGTCCTATTAGTTTCACTAAAATACGTAGTTTTGAGTAATTGCAAAATGCGTGTTTTGTTAGAAAcctatttattcttttaatacaTAACATCGTCACGTCAGTATAACAGtcacatataattaataaaataaaatttgtggcAAAAGTGCTTGATGTGAAATTctattataattaactataagaTGTTCATTAGAAAACTTCAATTTGAGAATAAGAGCAATCAAagaataattaatgaaaaatcAAATGCAACTTTCTTCcattaaaaaatgattttttatgtTTCCCACAAGGCACACGCCATGGATAGTTGTTAGCTTGATATCGAAGAGCATAATTTGTTTCGCATATACTCTTAATTAACACATATTTGAAAACAAGACAATAGACGACAGTGACACTTTGgtttcttaattaatttttttccacCACCATGTTTTTATTCCGGAATCTTAAGTATTGATAAGTTGTCAATCCCGCAAGGCACTCATCAACCAATTATGTTAATCAAAAGAAAGTGAATAATGTGACACATTCAACATTGTCAAACCTTCACGTATTTGATGAATTATGTTTCATAATCTTCACGGTTGGGATTCATCATGCATGGTGGTGAACCATGTATGAGATTAAGATACTCAATCTATTCAAtttgataaaagaaaatcatTATTCTAGTTGATAATTAATACGACTAGAAATTCTAGTGGTGATGCAGTTGACACGAAATTGTTTGAATCCAACAAAACTGTTCCagctttaattaattaattaatataggATTAATATAACAAAGTCAGCCTCTTAATCCTCTGCATATTCTTCTTAATTGACCATCATATTGATTTGGTCTTTACCTGTGTTTTGAGTACAAGAAACTTGTGCTTCAAGCGAAAACTTGTTGGAAGGTTAACTACAAGTTTTTCCAAGCTCCCCTCTAACAGTTTAATTGCATTTTAAGGTCCCTTCTTTTTGCTTCTTCATCTGCATTATGTAGCACCACCAACCTCATAGAACCTTTATATATGAAATGTGATCATATTGgggaaaaaaaaatagtaatgtGACAATATTCAGTTTACCTCAAAAGTCAAAGCAAAGTTGATAGTTTTCTCATTGTGAAAAAGTTGTTACAAGGTTATGGCAGTAATGGAAGAAAAGCATTCTCTTCTCCATGGAACAATTGAAGCTACTATCTTTGATGCCACACCTTATTCGCCTTCATTTCCCTTTAATGTGAGTTTTAGATAACTATCGTTCTATATAGTATTTACATTATTCTCTCAGTTTCGAAATAACTGTCAATTTGAATAAACTGCATGCCAATTTGCTAATTTCAATAATGTCTCTTTTAACAGTGTCTATGGCCAAATGGAAAGCCAGCTTTTGTGACCATCAAAATAGGCAACAAGGTGATGGCAAAAACTACACAAGAAAGAGGGCGTGTGTGGAACCAAACCTTTCAGATTCAATGTGCTCATCCAAGTGATTCAACCATCACCATCACTCTGAAAACACCATGTTCCATATTGGGAAAATTCCAAATTAAGGCTCAACAATTGAAAGAAGGAAGCTTCATGAATGGTTTCCTCCCCCTCCTAATGGAAAATGGAAAACCAAGCACACAACTCAAGTTGAGGTTCATATTATGGTTTAAGCCAGCAGATTTGGAGACAAGTTGGGCAAAGATAATTAGCAATGGGGATTATAAAGGGATtaatgatgctacattccctcTGAGGTCTAATTGTCAAGTTAAGCTCTATCATGATGCTCATCATTCACATGATTTTCAACCTCCTTTTGATCTATGTGGAGCACCAAGAAATCTATGGGAGGATGTCTACAAAGCAATTGAGGGTGCAAAGTATTTAATTTACATTGCAGGGTGGTCCTTCAATCCCAACATGATTCtggtaaataataaatatcatatGATTCATACcattttttatcatatacaTGTTGGTTTTGATAAAGTTGCACTCATGCTATTTTGTTCAGGTTAGAGATCCTCAAACAGAAATCCCACATGCCAGAGAAGTAAAGTTGGGTGAACTATTGAAGAGGAAAGCAGATGAAGGAGTGGCTGTGAGGATTATGATTTGGGATGATGAGACATCTTTGCCTTTAATTAAGATCAAAGGTGTTATGAACACCCATGATGAAGAATCTTTTGCTTACTTCAAACACACAAAAGTAATATGCAGAAAATGTCCAAGATTACACCATAAGTTCCCCACAGTCTTTGCTCACCACCAGAAAACTATAACTCTGGACACCAGAGCACCCAACAACTCTGCTAATGAAAGAGAGATTCTGAGCTTCTTGGGTGGTGTTGATCTCTGTGATGGCCGGTACGACACAGAGACACACTCATTGTTCCGAACACTTGACAAGGAATCTCATTACCATGACTTCTACCAGACAAACATTGCAGGAGCTAGCCTCAACAAAGGAGGGCCAAGAGAGCCATGGCATGATGCTCATGCTTGTGTAACTGGTGAGGCTGCATGGGATGTTTTAACAAATTTTGAGCAAAGATGGACAAAACAATGTGATCCTTCTCTTCTAGTCCCTGCCAACACCTTAGTAAAGCTCTATCCTTCTTTTGCAAGTAATCCCTCTGAGAGGGATTGGAAAGTTCAGGTATATCGATCAATTGATCATGTATCTGCTAGTCAAATGTTTAGAAAGCTTACTGTTGAGAGAAGCATACATGAGGCTTATGTGGAAGCGATTAGGCGCGCCGATAAGTTCATATATATTGAGAACCAATATTTCATTGGAGGGTGCCATTTGTGGGAGAAAGATAGTTATAGTGGCTGTGGAAATCTGATTCCAGTTGAGATTGCACTCAAGGTTGTTAGTAAGATCAAAGCAAAAGAGAGGTTTGCAGTGTACATAGTAATACCAATGTGGCCAGAAGGTGTTCCTGAAAGTGAACCAGTTCAAGATATACTGCATTGGACCAGAGAAACAATGGCAATGATGTATGGATTAATTGGAGAAGCAATACAAGAAAGTGGTGAGCCTGGGCACCCAAGAGACTACTTGAATTTCTTCTGCCTTGCGAATAGGGAACAGAAGGGAATAGATGAGTTTCTTCCACCACATTCTCCACATCCTGAAACACAATACTGGAATGCACAGAAAAACAGAAGGTTCATGGTTTATGTCCATTCCAAGATCATGATTGGTATGAAATCATTACATTATTGTTGATTAGTTAAAGTAACTTATGTTGCTCATTCTATGAAAGTGCTTaattttgttgcttctttctatGAATAGTGGACGACCTATACATATTAATAGGATCAGCCAATGTGAACCAAAGATCCATGGATGGACAAAGGGACACAGAGATTGCTATAGGATGCTACCAGTCTCAAGATGGAGCTGAGTCTGACAAACTCATGAATCATGGTGATATTCATGCATACAGAATGTCACTGTGGTATGAACACACCCAGAGCACTGATGAACTGTTCTTGGAGCCGGAAAGGTTGGATTGTGTGCATAGAATGCGGTTGATAGGAGATAAAATGTGGCAAGTGTACAGGAATGAAGAGATTGTGGACATGGAGGGGGTGCACCTTGTAACATACCCCATTATGGTAACACAAGAAGGGTGTGTAGAGGACATGCCTAATGGTGAGGATTATTTTCCTGATACAAAATGTTTAGTGAAAGGAAAGAGGTCTAAGTTACTACCCCCTCTATTTACCACTTAGCAATATGGGCACACAAAAACAAGACTAACAATTCTTTTGTGTATATCCCTTTTCCCTTCAGTAGTGTTCATGTACATTATGAATTTATGATTCTGAAAAAGCAGAGACCTTGTACATTTGTGATGATTGGTGTTGACAAGAGGCTGAGACAACAATCGATGTAAATTCAAATTACTTAATAAACTTGTCTTTCCATTGGTCTCTGAGTTGTATGAAAAACGAATTTCTGAGTGAAATCCTAACAGTGAACGAAATCAAATCGCAGTTAATTTCCGAGCAAAGAGTCCTGGTCATGCAAATCTCAGCATAacatcaataaaattataatgCTTCATCTGCAGCTATATTAGTCTAGTTATTGAAGGAGAACGGAAAACAAAAAATGCTTATCTTCATagattaacttaaaaaaaaatctgtaaCAGCAGCAAAAGGTACACTAAATCGAATCTGTGAAACATATTTGAGTCCAGGGAAGTACAATGCATGGAACACACGGTTACGGAACGGTGGCGGTTATATGAAAAATCTCGATGGAATAATGAATAATCAAATGATAATAGGTAAAGTTCTTTGTCATGTATAACACATGATCATGAAAATGTGTGCGGAGAAGCGTTGAAATGACTATCAAACAGATTTCAAGCTAAATCTGATTATATAGCAACGACCTTAAGGCAGGCTTCATTGGCCTAGCTTCAAATATTGGTGGTGTGAAGTAGTCTGCATCAACCTGAATTTGAGGCATGTGTTGAAAAATATCTAAACTGAGACATCCCTTCCTCCAGAAACCACATTTAGCAACATCTGAAGCAatcattcatgatccatctacCAGACAAAAATTGTGTCACAACTTTCAGCATTACCATTTGTAAGTCGAAACAATCCGTGGCTACCACCGAAGCTTCATATCTAATATCAGAATATATAGTTTACCTTGACGCAACAAGCTATCTAAGTATATCCTCTTGATTGAACAGTCTTTAGCCCATAATGGGAAAATACATCCCATTTgcatttcaaaatcaatcaagaaTATATTGTTGTTCCTCAAAATCTTGCAACATTTAGGCCAAAAGACGTGAAAAGTTTTCCTCATTTCAGAGTCCCCTACAAAATTCCCAGCCTCTCATCTGCAACAATAATAGAAAACATTAGTTACTTGAATATGCGTGCAAAGGGAgaagaaaacattaaaaaaatatatacataaaaaagacAAGTGCATGAACATTACTCTTAATGCCATATCATATAGAAAAGCattatcaaaacaaaataaaatgagaactGCAAGATAAGGGAGCAATCTTGAAACTATAAGAAACTAATGAGGAAGCCAAATGACCATTAGCATCCTTCATCCTGACCAAGTGTAACAAAAACCTCCTCACGAGATTCATGACATTAATCACTAAAGTACTTGTTATAATGAAAATGTGTCCTGGTATTTTCCAATCCAGTTGGACACTGGAACAGCATTATAAGCAACTCCAAAGCCTCTGACTCCCCAGGGAAGCTGACTATTCATCTTTTCTACAGAAGACTCAAACTTACTCTAGAGACAGCCAACTCCGAGTGCTTCATGTTCAAGTCAGCAGTAACTACTAGCCCTGGGTTAATGCTCCTAAATTAATATAGCCTACATGAATTACTGAGAGAAGTAGCAACATCAACTCACCACTTGAAAGGAATTCAACCTATAAGTTGCAAGCATCCAACTTTAGCCATGAATCCATCCAAGTTAATTGGATGGTGAGGTATTCCAGAAGCAATTAACCATACTTCACAAAATGATAGTAGGTCTTAAATTGTGAGTCTTTAACTTCACTTCAAAATCTAGCTCAAGGGGAAAGGGATGCTAAAGTACTTATAAAGGCTGTCTTTGCATATCCATAAAAAATGTAGAAGCTTACACACCACAATGACAGCCACATGATTGGTTCTGATACTGCCTTAAAAAGGTTGGACTCCAGAGTATGATATCTTCATGTAATGCGGGACTTAACGATGTAACAATTTGTTATGATACAAACCAATATCTCAACCTTCCTTTCACTCCTATTAGATTGATAATGACAACTGGGACCTATGTGAAGGTTTTGCATCCTTTAGATTTCCAGACAGCTTCAATTGTCAAAGCACATAACTAATAAATATGAATACAGAAGATTCAATTTCGTAGGAATGGATGCATTGCAGCTAATATTATACTACTGCTTAAAGTCGAATTAGAAGGCTAGATTCCTAAGCATTACTCTAAATTTTCTGGTTAGGTAACATTCCTAGAAACAAAATCTGATGATGGAACTCGGTGACCTAATACAGGTGTGCAACTACTAGTTTATATTAAGCAGAATACTAAACCTTTAAATGATGATGGTAATCAGAAGGGTAACACATAGCAAGTTCCATACTTGTTACATCATTTAGACCAATAAAATAAGCAGAATACTTGCCTATGAGCTTCAGATCCCCAGCTCGCCTCCAGACATACTTCAGGTTGAAAGTCTTCTCTTCAGATATTCCAAAGTGATGGTTACGACATATGATAGAATTTTGGGCATCGTGATGATTTCAGCACCCCAACCAATATGAAGAATGGGAAACTCCCTGATGTATGAGATTCACTCTTCATGTAGAATGGGTATAGAACTAACTTACCCCTTGAATCTTAGTGCCGGTCAGATTTGTAAGCTAGCATACATCTCATTCTACATCGACAGCAGCCAATTTCTGGCCCTCTTCAAATAAACAGTGAACAAGAGCAGTACAAGACCTAATACACTACCATCTTGCTGGGAAAATCCACTTGTATAAAATCAGGCTCTAACATGTACCACTACAGCACTTAATCGTTTGGAGCATTCAAGGTCCAATCAAACTGAACATGTTTTAAAGCATGGCCAAATAGTGGTGCAAAATACTTCTGAATCTGTACTCACTCCATCCAATTTCATtgttcttggggttttcctCACGACAAAGTATCATAGGGTATTGGACATTGTATGCACCAACAAACAACACTGCTTCTGGACAAACGCAACACACTTCCACCATCCACTACCCATCATCCATGCCAGCAAAAAGCAGTAGTTACCACCAGCAACTTAGcagagaaaacaaaataaaaggttGAATATTTCAAAAGCCGAACATCTTCTCCAGGCATGTATATTAAATCCGATATAAATCCGATATTTGATTACAGCCACCGTCAATACAAGCACCTTTTCCAGCAATGAAACTAAACAAAGTCCCGAAAACTTAACTATATATGAAACCCTAGAGCTTAATTTCCAGGAAATGGATATCTTACATTCGTTCAGCCATTAGCAACATAATCACCCACAAGGTTATATTCCCAAAAATTTATGCAGGATGCCTCCTTTATCAGTTGCAGGACTACAACgactaatcctaataaaataCATCAGGTGAGGAACACCATACTGCTCTTCGGTGACGTTTATCCAATCCTAGAAATAGCTATAACTGAGATTTATCACATCAAGCCTAAAGAAACATACTCTATATTCTCCGTCAAACTGTAACTTCTCATTTTGTTCACCTCAGTAAACAACAGAATACCTAATATAAATTATGCCCCAAGTTCCTCTCTGTCTGATGACTGCTGTGACAGAAATAATTACCCACTAGATGGGACTAATTTCAATATCACACATCCACTCTCCTGTGCAGCACCATTTATTTAACATATTGCTAGATTACTAAAACTTCAACAAGGAGCACCGACAATAATAATGATACAACTTAAGTATCCATCGCCTTCTAAAACAGCTATCCACGATCACCCATCAAATACTGAATCTCAGGCAACATGTTTCAGCACATGGGAACTATACCTCATTCCATCTCATGAATTATTTAAAACATGTCTTTCCCAGAAGAAAGATAGACAACAATAATGGCCaaaagcaataataaaaaaacgaGAAATATGTATCAATGGAAGATAGATAAATTTAACAGTTTCATCATACTAGGTTTTGAACTTAAGACATATTGCAACAACTTTCCCTATAAATACGAAACAAAGCAACACCGAAACCTATATATGCTAGTTACGAACCAATTGTAACCAGAAAATAAGCATTGATGAGGCATGCACAGATAGAAGGATGCCAAACTCAATCACAGCCATGGTGTTAACACGGGCTAAAGTGATGGCAAGCCTCACTTCTTCACCAACAGCGATCACTTAGAATTTCAACGGCGATTAGTGCGAGACTTCTCAGGTCCTTTCCTTGAAGTAGCACCTGCCCCATACAGAGGACCTTTCTCCACAGCACCCTAGACAGAAGCATATAAGAGGTGAATAAAGTCTTGAAGGTGAAGCCTAACATTTAAAACTTATAAATTAAGGATGACACATACCAGGTGAACGCCATATGGTCCATATCCATCTGCATACAGAGCGGGATAACCCCCTTTGGGGCTACCAAACTGTGTTCCATAAGGCCCGCCTTTGTAAATGATTAGAAAACAAAACAtcatcattttaattatttagatcatcaataaatGGAGGATACAACTCTATTAAGGCCATCTATTGGTCTAATTGAATGGCCTTCCTTATTCAAGCCATTAAATCAAATCAGGCAATTATAACTTTTCTAACAACCCATACAGTTAATAAAACACAATAAGATATCTATAGAAGCATAACAAAGAGGTCATACCAGCACCCCACTGTCTGCCATCAACACTAGCAAGCTCTGCACGTAGCTTCTCCACTTCCCGAGCCATGGAAACCAAGTTTTTCTCCATTGATTGCCTTTGTTCCATGAACTCTATGTTTGCCTTCTTTTCATAATCCACCATggttctaaaaaaaaaaactaatcaaCATCAGTTTAAGCTAACAAATTCAGGAATGCACATCACAGAAGGGCTCGAAGCAGAATATGGAAACTGCGATCACAGCAGAGCCACACACCTTGCACGCATTAGCTCCTGGCGTAGGCCATCAATCTCGGACTTCAACATGGGAATCTGTTTATTATCAGCTTGTAACCTTGCAACATCCTGATTAAGCGTCTGAACCTTCCCTGTAAGTTCTTGCTTAAGAGTGTTAAGTTTCTGAACCTCGGCTCGCAGCTGCGCAACCTCACTCTTCAGGGGCTCGGCAGCCCTGAGATCAGACTCCATCTTCCTTCCTTTGTCAATGAGCTCCCTGGAATGCAACTCATGCTCAGCACGAATATCACCAATGGCAAGGTTCATACGGTGAAGTTCCTCCTTGGCAGCAGCAAGGTCACGCTGCAATACCACACGGTCCT belongs to Arachis duranensis cultivar V14167 chromosome 8, aradu.V14167.gnm2.J7QH, whole genome shotgun sequence and includes:
- the LOC107461433 gene encoding phospholipase D alpha 4, with protein sequence MAVMEEKHSLLHGTIEATIFDATPYSPSFPFNCLWPNGKPAFVTIKIGNKVMAKTTQERGRVWNQTFQIQCAHPSDSTITITLKTPCSILGKFQIKAQQLKEGSFMNGFLPLLMENGKPSTQLKLRFILWFKPADLETSWAKIISNGDYKGINDATFPLRSNCQVKLYHDAHHSHDFQPPFDLCGAPRNLWEDVYKAIEGAKYLIYIAGWSFNPNMILVRDPQTEIPHAREVKLGELLKRKADEGVAVRIMIWDDETSLPLIKIKGVMNTHDEESFAYFKHTKVICRKCPRLHHKFPTVFAHHQKTITLDTRAPNNSANEREILSFLGGVDLCDGRYDTETHSLFRTLDKESHYHDFYQTNIAGASLNKGGPREPWHDAHACVTGEAAWDVLTNFEQRWTKQCDPSLLVPANTLVKLYPSFASNPSERDWKVQVYRSIDHVSASQMFRKLTVERSIHEAYVEAIRRADKFIYIENQYFIGGCHLWEKDSYSGCGNLIPVEIALKVVSKIKAKERFAVYIVIPMWPEGVPESEPVQDILHWTRETMAMMYGLIGEAIQESGEPGHPRDYLNFFCLANREQKGIDEFLPPHSPHPETQYWNAQKNRRFMVYVHSKIMIVDDLYILIGSANVNQRSMDGQRDTEIAIGCYQSQDGAESDKLMNHGDIHAYRMSLWYEHTQSTDELFLEPERLDCVHRMRLIGDKMWQVYRNEEIVDMEGVHLVTYPIMVTQEGCVEDMPNGEDYFPDTKCLVKGKRSKLLPPLFTT
- the LOC107461435 gene encoding protein FLX-like 3, with product MSSRHRVHHREPLSSRRGYPSDAPYTRPPPPIPRPAIPPPHPAALLEEELELQHAEMRRVVADNRRLIEDRVVLQRDLAAAKEELHRMNLAIGDIRAEHELHSRELIDKGRKMESDLRAAEPLKSEVAQLRAEVQKLNTLKQELTGKVQTLNQDVARLQADNKQIPMLKSEIDGLRQELMRARTMVDYEKKANIEFMEQRQSMEKNLVSMAREVEKLRAELASVDGRQWGAGGPYGTQFGSPKGGYPALYADGYGPYGVHLGAVEKGPLYGAGATSRKGPEKSRTNRR